Proteins encoded within one genomic window of Paenarthrobacter sp. JL.01a:
- a CDS encoding MarR family winged helix-turn-helix transcriptional regulator, giving the protein MPDMERWPTTRLLSTAARLVEISWNEKLKSIGLTHAGVIAMQVLAAKGAITQAALAEVARVKAQTMGTTLARLELHGHVTRQRSDSDRRSHVVTLTDAGSAALAEAVKLEQEVLSPVAVDTARLREELRIVVRGLAGLPAPEQESSGLETDIPQA; this is encoded by the coding sequence ATGCCAGATATGGAGAGATGGCCCACTACCCGATTGCTTTCGACAGCTGCGCGCCTGGTGGAAATCTCGTGGAACGAAAAATTGAAGTCCATCGGCCTTACCCACGCCGGTGTCATTGCCATGCAAGTACTTGCAGCCAAGGGTGCAATTACCCAGGCGGCTTTGGCCGAGGTTGCGCGGGTCAAGGCCCAGACCATGGGAACCACCCTTGCAAGGCTTGAGCTGCACGGGCATGTCACCCGCCAGCGCAGCGACTCCGATCGCAGGAGCCACGTTGTTACCTTGACGGACGCAGGCAGTGCAGCCCTTGCAGAAGCTGTGAAGCTTGAGCAGGAAGTGTTGTCGCCCGTCGCAGTCGACACGGCAAGGTTGCGGGAAGAGCTCAGGATTGTTGTCCGCGGGCTTGCAGGCTTGCCCGCCCCGGAGCAGGAATCCTCTGGACTCGAAACCGACATTCCGCAAGCGTGA